One Verrucomicrobiota bacterium JB022 genomic region harbors:
- a CDS encoding TonB-dependent receptor plug domain-containing protein — MTTRITPLCRKLLPFASLSFLLASAPAVWSQTGNSNENDEIFELSPFEVTSSEDDIGYYASNTLAGSRLNTNLADLAAPITVVTKQQMEDTGATSFNEVFLYEANIEGAYNYTPVELNRGGLKDRVGGSATNGGVANNATTANRVRGIAAPDFGWNYYPSMARIPADGYNVRSIEINRGPNSILFGLGSPAGIVNQSVGYATVGDDSTDLQFRVGTNGVRTSASTNQSFLDDRMAIFVAGVYDEKNFSRKPSQDISRRATVGLTVKPWAGATIRGFYEHYENTSRLPNSLLPRDGITPWIESGRPVWNPLTQQFTYLDSGQVNPFRYTSLASDVDDDGVSYGGDRLLDNPDSPRFIRGVGWMDNGRPNLRVSPNGSFSFPQRRATTNFPDYGFNDDGTPRDQSQWLNADPSRRAFYDRRMAQSALSPMPSNFYSNWTAPALTNKNIYDWTEYNLLAVNYGEFEGDTYNVEFEQKIIENLYFTAGWFRQEYDSFEYYPLGQQQPVTILMDINMYDLDGSPNPNYLVPYVEDYQQDAVTAPAERDVVRAMLAYELDLSDKDGLIKWLGRHRAMGLYQWQEDYEYYNRYRMAFVEPTANPWIPDTKNSNFYYAANTSNIRRSLYLGNGSTPGVVTAGSSSQWDVPFGHPLSTSIRAYDWNTRSFREDETTLEHVHYHAGNGVGVNNRKITSYAGVLQSYFLEDRIITTLGMRRDKWEGRANTLGNYWAPGADRNGPPTLAEIPIRNSNDEGLYPVGNDYRLANVDYLRHGRFTQAEVIEKTTGTMGVVVKPLSWLSFHYNTSENFAPPPSQQFNIYSQSLPEPEGEGYDYGVSLNLFDNKLIARFNMFHTESKLERVTPNVLGRVINADTQNFRAWAETVVRLRAGEDRSDTDPQTGWASTPLTPAQEQEVEELTGQDYRWPGLDIASTQSNESDGFEFELIYNPMPNWNIKLVVAKQDASYSSIMPEYEAWVAQRRAVWEAAVAPDLAGEYDTSREANPSTISVERYWTGWGFGNIPAHPNSVEWSQTPQSWFTTAVDGAIAESRQLEGAAPFGQRKYRANIITNYRFTEGPLEGFSIGGAIRMEDKAIIGYHGLKTDVDPVTQADLDEEKYYAADASRPIYDTDVGADRWRDLTHIDLWFKYDFDLGEKMRASVQLNIRDLFADEDDLVPVYANWDGSVANYRIKEPRQIFLTTSLSF, encoded by the coding sequence ATGACTACTCGCATCACCCCACTCTGCAGGAAATTACTCCCCTTCGCATCCCTATCCTTCCTGCTGGCCTCCGCGCCCGCTGTCTGGTCTCAAACTGGTAATTCTAACGAGAACGACGAAATCTTCGAACTCTCGCCCTTCGAAGTTACCAGCAGCGAAGACGACATCGGCTACTACGCTTCAAACACCCTTGCAGGTAGCCGCTTGAACACCAACCTGGCTGACCTTGCCGCGCCCATCACGGTCGTGACAAAGCAGCAGATGGAAGACACCGGTGCCACCAGCTTCAATGAAGTCTTCCTTTATGAAGCTAACATCGAAGGCGCTTACAATTACACCCCAGTCGAGCTCAACCGCGGTGGTTTGAAGGACCGGGTAGGCGGATCTGCTACCAATGGCGGAGTTGCAAACAACGCGACTACTGCCAATCGTGTGCGCGGTATTGCTGCCCCCGACTTTGGCTGGAACTACTACCCGTCGATGGCACGCATCCCTGCTGACGGCTACAATGTGCGCTCGATTGAAATCAACCGTGGCCCGAATTCGATCCTGTTCGGCCTGGGCAGCCCCGCCGGTATCGTCAATCAATCCGTCGGCTATGCCACCGTGGGTGACGATTCGACCGATCTGCAGTTCCGGGTCGGCACCAACGGCGTTCGGACTAGCGCCTCGACGAATCAGTCATTCCTGGACGACCGCATGGCTATTTTCGTCGCAGGTGTCTACGACGAGAAGAACTTCAGCCGTAAGCCCTCCCAGGATATTTCACGTCGCGCCACTGTCGGCCTGACGGTCAAGCCTTGGGCAGGCGCTACAATTCGCGGCTTCTACGAGCATTACGAGAACACCAGCCGCTTGCCGAATTCGTTGCTGCCGCGCGACGGCATCACTCCATGGATCGAGTCCGGGCGCCCCGTATGGAACCCGCTCACGCAGCAATTTACCTACCTCGATTCGGGACAAGTGAACCCGTTTCGCTACACGAGCCTGGCGAGCGATGTAGATGATGATGGGGTCTCTTATGGCGGCGATCGCCTTCTGGACAACCCGGACTCACCTCGATTTATTCGTGGAGTCGGCTGGATGGATAACGGGCGTCCCAATTTGCGGGTGAGCCCGAACGGGAGCTTTAGTTTCCCGCAACGCCGCGCTACCACCAATTTCCCGGATTATGGATTCAATGACGACGGCACTCCTCGAGATCAGTCCCAGTGGTTGAACGCTGACCCGAGCCGTCGCGCTTTTTACGATCGCCGTATGGCGCAGTCGGCACTGTCTCCGATGCCTTCGAATTTCTACTCCAATTGGACGGCACCCGCTCTCACCAATAAGAATATTTATGATTGGACGGAGTATAACCTTCTCGCGGTGAACTATGGAGAGTTTGAGGGCGATACCTACAACGTCGAATTCGAGCAGAAGATCATTGAGAATCTTTATTTCACCGCTGGTTGGTTCCGCCAGGAATACGATTCTTTTGAATACTATCCTCTGGGGCAGCAGCAACCGGTGACGATTCTGATGGACATCAACATGTATGATTTGGATGGTTCGCCCAATCCAAACTACTTGGTGCCCTACGTAGAGGATTATCAACAGGATGCAGTGACAGCGCCGGCCGAGCGCGATGTGGTTCGCGCGATGTTGGCCTACGAACTCGACCTGAGTGACAAGGATGGCCTGATCAAATGGTTAGGTCGCCACCGGGCCATGGGCCTGTATCAATGGCAGGAAGACTACGAGTATTACAACCGCTACCGTATGGCATTTGTCGAGCCTACTGCCAATCCGTGGATTCCTGATACGAAAAATTCCAACTTCTACTACGCGGCCAATACCAGCAATATTCGCCGTAGCCTCTATTTGGGTAATGGAAGCACGCCAGGTGTGGTGACTGCGGGTAGCTCCTCCCAGTGGGATGTACCTTTCGGGCATCCTTTGTCGACCTCTATTCGTGCCTATGACTGGAATACCAGGTCGTTTCGCGAAGATGAAACCACCTTGGAGCACGTGCACTACCACGCTGGCAATGGCGTTGGTGTTAACAACCGGAAAATCACTTCTTACGCTGGGGTGCTGCAGAGCTACTTCCTAGAAGATCGCATCATCACTACTTTGGGGATGCGCCGTGACAAGTGGGAAGGCCGGGCAAACACCTTGGGTAACTACTGGGCTCCCGGCGCAGATCGAAACGGTCCGCCTACACTCGCGGAAATCCCTATTCGGAATTCTAATGATGAGGGACTGTACCCGGTTGGAAACGACTACCGGCTGGCGAACGTTGACTACCTTCGCCACGGCCGTTTCACTCAGGCAGAAGTCATCGAAAAAACGACTGGCACTATGGGCGTAGTTGTGAAGCCGCTCAGCTGGTTGAGCTTCCACTATAACACATCTGAGAATTTCGCCCCGCCTCCCAGCCAGCAGTTCAACATCTATAGTCAAAGCCTGCCCGAGCCTGAAGGCGAGGGATATGACTATGGTGTATCGCTTAACCTGTTCGACAACAAACTTATCGCACGTTTCAACATGTTCCATACGGAATCAAAGTTGGAGCGCGTTACACCGAATGTATTGGGTCGGGTCATTAATGCGGACACCCAAAACTTCCGCGCCTGGGCCGAGACCGTGGTCCGTCTTCGTGCCGGTGAAGACCGTTCCGACACGGATCCTCAGACTGGCTGGGCTTCAACGCCGCTCACTCCTGCGCAGGAGCAAGAGGTGGAAGAGCTGACCGGCCAAGATTATCGGTGGCCAGGCTTGGATATCGCCTCTACTCAGTCAAATGAGTCCGACGGCTTCGAATTCGAGTTGATTTACAATCCAATGCCGAACTGGAACATCAAGCTGGTTGTGGCCAAGCAAGACGCGAGCTACAGCAGCATCATGCCTGAGTATGAGGCTTGGGTCGCCCAGAGAAGGGCAGTCTGGGAGGCGGCAGTTGCGCCGGATCTGGCAGGCGAGTATGATACCAGCCGCGAGGCCAATCCTTCTACGATCAGCGTCGAGCGGTATTGGACAGGCTGGGGCTTTGGCAACATCCCGGCTCACCCCAACTCCGTGGAGTGGAGCCAGACGCCGCAGTCTTGGTTTACTACCGCTGTTGACGGTGCCATTGCTGAATCGCGCCAACTGGAAGGTGCTGCCCCATTTGGTCAGCGGAAATACCGCGCCAACATCATTACCAACTACCGCTTCACCGAAGGACCGCTGGAAGGTTTCAGCATCGGCGGTGCGATCCGGATGGAAGACAAGGCCATCATTGGGTATCACGGCTTGAAGACCGATGTGGACCCTGTTACCCAAGCTGATCTCGATGAGGAGAAATATTATGCAGCCGATGCCAGCCGCCCGATCTACGATACCGATGTGGGTGCCGATCGTTGGAGGGACCTGACCCATATCGACCTCTGGTTCAAGTATGACTTCGACCTTGGTGAGAAGATGCGCGCCAGCGTTCAGTTGAACATCCGCGACCTCTTCGCCGACGAAGACGATCTGGTGCCGGTCTACGCCAACTGGGATGGCTCGGTGGCCAACTACCGCATCAAGGAGCCCCGTCAGATCTTCCTGACCACCAGCCTCAGCTTCTAG
- a CDS encoding LacI family DNA-binding transcriptional regulator: MAIKSVRELARSLGLSHTTVSDALRNNPRVKEETRQRVLQAADEAGYQYNPLAGALMSEMRRSGVGTFRGVVAIVDLEDAHQRPSTAQIYHRQVVRGATTAAHNLGFKTEIFVLGRDHLSIERLSTILKSRGIRGVFLLPAGNSPDIQNLDWDHFAGIYSDYIIERPGLNSVCSDHFRSMVIALRRLDELGYRRPGVVLHDMHDRRLLYRWEAAFRTFHEHNDCFDNIPPLIVGDLNQEAFTQWFLRERPDVVMAHNSAIIEWMEAAGARVPHTHGYCSLNVWTSSVEVAGLDLRPQMIGMRAMEQLIAQLHRNEYGVPETPSTTTIPAGWKQGPTLVAQVDERICAAV, translated from the coding sequence ATGGCGATTAAATCGGTTCGTGAACTGGCCCGCTCGCTTGGGCTGTCTCATACTACCGTCTCCGATGCTCTCCGCAACAACCCCCGAGTGAAAGAAGAAACACGGCAGCGGGTGCTGCAAGCGGCAGACGAGGCGGGATACCAATACAACCCCCTTGCCGGCGCCTTGATGTCGGAAATGCGTCGCTCCGGCGTCGGCACCTTTCGCGGTGTCGTGGCGATTGTAGACCTGGAAGACGCCCATCAACGGCCCAGTACCGCCCAGATCTACCACCGCCAGGTCGTGCGCGGCGCCACCACGGCGGCCCACAACCTCGGCTTCAAGACCGAGATATTTGTCCTCGGTCGCGACCACCTCTCGATCGAACGCCTCAGCACGATCCTCAAGTCGCGCGGCATTCGAGGCGTCTTCCTGCTGCCCGCCGGTAATTCGCCCGACATCCAGAACCTCGACTGGGATCACTTTGCGGGCATTTACTCCGACTATATAATCGAACGGCCCGGCCTGAATTCGGTCTGCTCCGACCACTTCCGCTCCATGGTCATCGCGCTGCGCCGCCTGGACGAGTTGGGCTACCGACGGCCCGGTGTGGTCTTGCACGACATGCACGACCGCCGCCTGCTCTACCGCTGGGAAGCTGCCTTCCGCACCTTCCACGAGCACAACGACTGCTTCGACAACATCCCACCGCTCATCGTGGGCGATCTCAATCAGGAAGCCTTTACCCAATGGTTCCTGCGCGAGCGCCCCGATGTCGTCATGGCGCACAACTCCGCAATCATCGAGTGGATGGAAGCTGCCGGCGCGCGTGTGCCCCACACCCACGGCTATTGCAGCCTGAACGTATGGACCAGCTCCGTCGAAGTGGCCGGGCTCGACTTGCGCCCGCAGATGATCGGAATGCGCGCGATGGAGCAACTCATCGCCCAGCTGCACCGCAACGAATACGGCGTCCCTGAAACGCCCTCGACCACCACCATCCCGGCCGGCTGGAAGCAAGGCCCGACCTTGGTGGCTCAAGTCGACGAACGTATCTGCGCGGCGGTTTGA
- a CDS encoding Gfo/Idh/MocA family oxidoreductase has protein sequence MPFMLPHSLNVPRIALIGATGYAQIYLDLLREAYRERRVQIVAAAIIESQQHLDSVQELRSWGATIYPSYDSMLAAERGKLDLCLIPTGIQWHARMTVAALEAGCNVLVEKPLAGDQSDGEAIIAAEKATGKWVAVGFQDVYCDEVKWLKQELLNGAIGRVKSLRMIGMWPRARGYFSRNSWAGRLYADGAATMDSPLNNAFAHFVNLSLYFAGSNMPYPAEAKILHAELLRAHDIQSFDTAVVQAISANDIHFWFGVSHATAINREPEIYINGEKGHAQWFHDRKIVLAPQGQAPTAIESPDYDKTRHQMFEAVMQRLQDGETAVYRPIMALPHTSFITDLHRDYAIQSFSPEEFSWNAGEAAESIPCVHGIEQALDIAMKQRATLQSVRPYHLTEVAAS, from the coding sequence ATGCCTTTCATGCTTCCTCATTCTTTAAACGTGCCTCGTATCGCCTTGATTGGAGCGACGGGTTATGCGCAGATATACCTCGATCTTTTGCGCGAAGCCTATCGAGAACGGCGGGTGCAGATTGTAGCCGCAGCCATTATCGAGAGCCAGCAACATCTGGACTCGGTTCAGGAGCTGCGCTCCTGGGGTGCCACGATCTACCCTAGCTACGATTCGATGCTGGCGGCCGAGCGGGGCAAACTCGACCTGTGCCTCATCCCCACCGGTATTCAGTGGCATGCGCGCATGACGGTCGCCGCGCTGGAGGCAGGCTGCAATGTGTTGGTAGAGAAGCCCTTGGCCGGCGATCAATCCGATGGTGAGGCCATTATTGCCGCCGAGAAAGCCACTGGCAAATGGGTGGCGGTAGGCTTTCAGGATGTCTATTGCGACGAGGTCAAGTGGTTGAAACAAGAGCTGCTCAATGGAGCGATCGGGCGCGTAAAGTCGCTTCGCATGATCGGCATGTGGCCCCGCGCACGCGGCTATTTCAGTCGTAATAGTTGGGCCGGTCGTCTTTATGCAGACGGAGCTGCCACGATGGATTCTCCGTTGAACAACGCGTTCGCACATTTCGTAAACCTTTCCCTCTATTTTGCGGGTAGCAACATGCCCTACCCGGCCGAGGCAAAAATCCTGCATGCGGAGCTATTGCGCGCACACGACATTCAAAGCTTCGACACGGCGGTGGTGCAGGCGATCTCCGCTAATGATATACATTTCTGGTTCGGGGTCTCGCATGCGACAGCGATAAACCGCGAACCCGAGATTTATATCAATGGCGAAAAGGGCCATGCGCAGTGGTTCCACGACCGCAAGATCGTACTCGCACCGCAGGGGCAAGCCCCTACCGCGATCGAAAGTCCGGATTATGACAAGACGCGGCACCAGATGTTCGAAGCGGTGATGCAGCGCCTGCAGGATGGCGAAACGGCTGTCTACCGCCCGATCATGGCGCTACCCCACACGTCGTTCATTACCGACCTGCACCGCGATTATGCGATCCAAAGCTTTTCGCCGGAAGAATTTAGCTGGAATGCCGGCGAGGCCGCCGAGTCGATCCCTTGCGTGCATGGCATTGAGCAGGCGCTCGACATTGCCATGAAACAGCGCGCCACGCTGCAAAGCGTCCGCCCCTACCACCTCACCGAAGTCGCCGCATCATGA
- the rhaM gene encoding L-rhamnose mutarotase has product MIRKSFVMSVNTGCEAEYEHRHNPIWDELAATLKAHGAHNYSIFLHPETRQLFGYVEVESEERWNAIAQTEICQRWWRHMADVMPSNPDHSPVSVELKEVFHLS; this is encoded by the coding sequence ATGATCCGCAAATCTTTCGTAATGAGCGTCAACACAGGCTGCGAAGCCGAGTATGAGCATCGCCACAACCCGATCTGGGATGAACTGGCGGCGACCCTCAAGGCCCACGGCGCGCACAATTACTCGATCTTCCTCCACCCGGAGACCCGCCAGCTCTTCGGTTATGTGGAGGTCGAGAGTGAGGAGCGCTGGAACGCGATCGCGCAGACCGAGATCTGCCAGCGATGGTGGCGCCATATGGCCGATGTCATGCCGTCCAACCCGGACCACAGCCCGGTTTCCGTCGAATTGAAAGAGGTCTTCCACCTCAGTTAG
- a CDS encoding twin-arginine translocation signal domain-containing protein — protein MKHVSRRDFVKFSAVGAAAAWQLAHALNAQNTTARPIRKFSTGGPTRVQWLEAQPKLHAGTTWGLAWPRGQHRPDASFAVKGDSGQAVPVQTWPTAYWPDGSVKWTAHAIPGGDKPASEYSVTAGASAAPKQPVKASRSGDGVVLDNGLVRCVIPLKGDAFISVLERGGQAVARDGHLVGMVQDSAEIGTTVQSFRGKTQSVEIEQDGPVRAVVKIAGQHVTDDGRSWLPYVLRVYLYAGAEAIRVAHTFVFDGDEEKDFLRGLGVRFAVPMRDEAYDRHIRFAGEGKGLWAEAVQGITGLRRDPGEAVRQAQIDGKKLPPLSEWAETVSSRLHFVPKWGDFTLSQLTANGFQIRKRTQAGYGWIDADQGHRAAGLAYIGGASGGLAFGMRDFWQLHPVQLDVRDAETELAQATVWMYSPEAPPMDIRFYHSGEGQESYEAQLDALNITYEDYEPGFGTPHGVARTTDLMFWALPATPSRERLVEMAGATQLPPVLVARPEDYLKAEVFGALWSLPDRSSPAKAKIEDRLEWSVDYYKGQIDQRHWYGFWNYGDVMHTYDHDRHVWRYDIGGYAWDNSELSPDLWLWYSFLRSGRAETFRIAEAMTRHNRDVDIYHLGRFQGFGTRHNVQHWGCSAKQLRISTAAYRRFHYFLTGDERTGDVLEEVAQADRALAGLKATRKLPNQMPTPPGVDAFIGVGTDWGSAAANWLTALERTQDEKYRVWLEDTMRTIGSISIGFFNGGYGFNVESKELIPPDDIKVGVSHLSAVFGLTEMCAELIQLFDVPEFKEAWLQYCTLYNASGEEQQEALGTSLRGTSLRVAHSRLTAYAAKLKNDPELGARAWKEFYAHEWGPRPTIETRRLTGPAVLNPIDEAAWVSTNDSAQWGLAAIQNLALVPDALPRS, from the coding sequence ATGAAGCACGTTTCTCGCCGAGATTTCGTCAAGTTCAGCGCCGTGGGCGCCGCTGCCGCCTGGCAGTTGGCCCATGCCCTCAATGCCCAGAACACGACCGCACGCCCCATCCGCAAATTTTCGACCGGCGGCCCAACCCGCGTCCAATGGCTGGAAGCCCAGCCCAAGCTGCACGCCGGCACCACCTGGGGCCTGGCCTGGCCGCGTGGGCAACATCGCCCCGATGCTTCTTTTGCGGTGAAAGGAGACTCCGGCCAAGCCGTGCCGGTGCAGACCTGGCCGACCGCTTATTGGCCCGACGGTTCGGTGAAGTGGACGGCGCACGCGATCCCAGGCGGCGACAAGCCGGCCAGCGAATACTCGGTGACGGCAGGTGCTTCCGCGGCCCCCAAACAGCCCGTAAAGGCGTCCCGCAGTGGCGACGGCGTGGTGCTGGACAATGGACTGGTGCGCTGCGTAATCCCGCTGAAGGGCGACGCCTTTATCTCGGTGCTCGAGCGCGGAGGCCAAGCCGTGGCCCGCGATGGGCATCTAGTCGGCATGGTGCAGGATTCCGCCGAAATCGGGACGACCGTCCAGTCGTTTCGCGGCAAGACCCAGAGCGTCGAGATCGAGCAGGATGGGCCCGTGCGCGCGGTGGTGAAGATCGCAGGCCAGCATGTGACCGACGATGGTCGCAGCTGGCTGCCTTACGTCTTGCGCGTTTACCTCTACGCTGGAGCCGAAGCCATCCGTGTGGCCCATACGTTCGTCTTCGATGGCGACGAGGAGAAGGACTTTTTGCGCGGGCTGGGCGTCCGCTTTGCCGTGCCGATGCGCGACGAGGCTTATGACCGGCACATCCGCTTTGCCGGAGAAGGCAAGGGCCTTTGGGCCGAGGCCGTGCAGGGCATCACCGGGCTGCGTCGCGACCCGGGCGAAGCCGTGCGCCAGGCCCAGATCGACGGCAAGAAACTTCCTCCGCTCAGCGAATGGGCCGAGACGGTGAGCAGCCGCCTGCATTTTGTGCCCAAGTGGGGCGACTTTACCCTCAGCCAGTTGACAGCCAACGGCTTCCAGATCCGCAAGCGCACGCAGGCCGGCTATGGCTGGATCGATGCCGATCAGGGCCACCGGGCAGCCGGGCTCGCCTACATCGGCGGCGCCAGCGGCGGCCTCGCCTTTGGTATGCGCGACTTTTGGCAGCTGCATCCGGTGCAGCTCGATGTGCGCGACGCCGAGACGGAACTGGCCCAAGCCACCGTTTGGATGTATTCGCCCGAAGCCCCGCCGATGGACATCCGCTTTTACCACAGCGGCGAGGGTCAGGAGAGCTATGAGGCGCAGCTCGATGCCCTCAACATCACCTACGAGGACTACGAGCCGGGCTTCGGCACGCCCCACGGGGTCGCCCGCACGACGGATTTGATGTTCTGGGCCTTGCCCGCCACCCCGAGCCGCGAACGCTTGGTGGAGATGGCCGGGGCCACCCAACTGCCGCCCGTGCTGGTGGCGCGACCGGAGGACTACCTGAAGGCGGAAGTATTCGGCGCGCTCTGGAGCCTGCCCGACCGTTCGAGCCCCGCCAAGGCCAAGATCGAGGACCGCCTGGAGTGGTCGGTCGATTATTACAAGGGCCAGATCGACCAGCGCCACTGGTATGGCTTCTGGAACTACGGCGACGTGATGCACACCTACGATCACGATCGGCATGTGTGGCGCTACGACATCGGCGGCTACGCGTGGGACAACTCCGAGCTGTCGCCCGACTTGTGGCTCTGGTATTCGTTCCTGCGCAGCGGGCGGGCCGAAACCTTCCGCATCGCCGAAGCGATGACGCGCCACAACCGCGACGTGGACATCTACCACCTGGGGCGCTTCCAAGGCTTTGGCACCCGCCACAATGTGCAGCACTGGGGTTGCAGCGCCAAGCAGCTGCGCATCAGCACGGCCGCCTACCGCCGCTTCCACTATTTCCTGACCGGCGACGAACGCACAGGCGATGTGCTCGAAGAAGTGGCCCAGGCCGACCGCGCGCTCGCCGGGCTCAAGGCCACGCGCAAGCTGCCCAACCAAATGCCCACGCCTCCCGGGGTGGATGCCTTTATCGGGGTCGGCACCGACTGGGGCTCGGCCGCAGCCAATTGGCTGACAGCTCTGGAGCGCACGCAGGATGAAAAATACCGCGTGTGGCTGGAGGATACGATGCGCACGATCGGCAGCATCTCCATCGGCTTCTTCAACGGCGGCTACGGCTTTAACGTGGAGTCGAAAGAGCTGATCCCGCCGGACGACATCAAGGTGGGCGTCTCGCACCTTTCTGCCGTGTTTGGGCTCACCGAGATGTGTGCGGAGCTGATCCAGCTCTTCGACGTGCCGGAGTTCAAGGAGGCGTGGCTGCAATACTGCACGCTTTACAATGCCTCCGGCGAAGAGCAGCAGGAGGCCCTCGGCACTTCGCTCCGCGGCACAAGCCTGCGCGTAGCCCATTCGCGCCTGACTGCCTACGCCGCCAAGCTGAAGAACGACCCCGAGCTGGGCGCACGGGCCTGGAAAGAGTTTTACGCCCATGAATGGGGCCCGCGCCCCACCATCGAGACGCGCCGACTGACCGGGCCCGCCGTGCTCAACCCCATAGACGAAGCGGCCTGGGTCTCGACTAACGACAGCGCCCAGTGGGGCCTCGCCGCGATCCAGAACCTGGCCTTGGTGCCAGACGCTCTGCCGCGTAGCTAA